A DNA window from Jaculus jaculus isolate mJacJac1 chromosome 1, mJacJac1.mat.Y.cur, whole genome shotgun sequence contains the following coding sequences:
- the Calhm1 gene encoding calcium homeostasis modulator protein 1 — protein sequence MDKFRMIFQFLQSNQESFMNGICGIMALASAQMYSAFDFNCPCLPGYNAVYSAGILLVPPLVLFLLGLVMNNNVSMLAEEWKRPAGRRAKDPAVLRYMFCSMAQRALIAPVVWVAVTLLDGKCFLCAFCTAVPVTTLGNGSLVPSLPVPELARLLARVPCPEIYDGDWLLAREVAVRYLRCISQALGWSFVLLTTLLAFVVRSVRPCFTQAAFLKSKYWSHYIDIERKLFDETCTEHAKAFAKVCIQQFFKAMRHDLELGHTHGALTAATTAMSSTGSPSDGAGAGAEEEQEKLRGITDQGTMNRLLTSWHEYKPPLRLGQDAPLMGNGWAGPGPRTPRKEVATYFSKV from the exons ATGGACAAGTTCCGGATGATCTTCCAATTTCTGCAGTCCAACCAGGAGTCCTTCATGAATGGCATCTGTGGCATCATGGCGCTGGCCAGCGCGCAGATGTACTCGGCTTTCGATTTCAACTGCCCCTGCTTGCCGGGCTACAACGCCGTCTACAGCGCAGGCATCCTGCTGGTGCCTCCCCTGGTGCTCTTCCTGCTCGGCCTGGTCATGAACAACAACGTGTCCATGCTGGCCGAAGAGTGGAAGCGGCCCGCGGGCCGGCGCGCCAAGGACCCGGCCGTGCTCCGCTACATGTTCTGCTCCATGGCCCAGCGCGCTCTCATCGCGCCGGTAGTCTGGGTGGCCGTCACGCTGTTGGATGGCAAGTGCTTCCTCTGCGCTTTCTGCACCGCTGTGCCAGTGACCACACTGGGCAACGGCAGTCTGGTACCCAGCTTACCTGTTCCCGAGCTGGCCCGCCTGCTGGCCCGCGTGCCCTGTCCTGAGATCTATGACGGAGACTGGCTGCTGGCCCGCGAGGTGGCCGTGCGCTACCTGCGTTGCATCTCCCAG GCACTGGGCTGGTCCTTCGTGCTGCTGACCACGCTGCTGGCATTTGTGGTACGCTCCGTGAGGCCCTGTTTCACCCAGGCCGCCTTCCTCAAGAGCAAGTACTGGTCCCACTACATTGACATCGAGCGCAAGCTCTTTGATGAGACTTGCacagagcatgccaaggcctttgctAAGGTCTGCATCCAGCAGTTCTTCAAGGCCATGCGCCACGACTTGGAGCTGGGCCACACCCACGGGGCGCTGACCGCAGCCACCACTGCGATGTCGTCTACCGGCAGCCCCTCGGatggggccggggccggggccgagGAAGAGCAGGAAAAGCTGCGAGGCATCACCGACCAAGGCACCATGAACAGGCTGCTCACGAGCTGGCACGAATACAAACCGCCTCTGCGGCTGGGCCAGGATGCCCCGCTGATGGGCAACGGCTGGGCGGGGCCCGGGCCCAGGACTCCCCGAAAGGAAGTGGCCACCTACTTCAGCAAAGTGTGA
- the Calhm3 gene encoding calcium homeostasis modulator protein 3 produces the protein MDRIRMLFQNLQSSSESVMNGVCLLLAAVTVKLYSSFDFNCPCLARYNALYGLGLLLTPPLALFLCGLLINRQSVVMVEEWRRPTGRRKKDLGIIRYMCSSVLQRALAAPLIWILLALLDGKCFVCAFSNSVDPEKFLDFANMTPSQVQLFLAKVPCKEDELVRNSPARKAVSRYLRCLSQAIGWSVTLLLITVAFLARCLRPCFDQTVFLQRRYWSNYVDLEQKLFDETCCEHARDFAHRCVLHFFSSMQSELRALGLKRDLAGGIPEPQASPEPPEPPEDVDGGSGKAHLRAICSQEQVDRLLSTWYSSKPPLDLGAPSSRLWGPGLNHRLPVGAPSTKLRHQTDV, from the exons ATGGATAGAATCCGCATGCTCTTCCAGAACCTGCAGTCCAGCTCCGAGTCGGTGATGAACGGGGTCTGCCTGCTGCTGGCCGCTGTCACTGTCAAGCTGTACTCTTCCTTCGATTTCAACTGCCCCTGCCTGGCACGCTACAATGCCCTCTATGGCCTGGGCCTGCTGCTCACTCCTCCGCTGGCCCTCTTCCTCTGTGGCCTCCTTATAAATCGACAGTCTGTGGTAATGGTGGAGGAGTGGCGCCGACCCACAGGACGCAGGAAGAAGGACCTAGGCATCATCAG GTACATGTGCTCCTCGGTGCTGCAGAGGGCTCTGGCGGCACCGCTGATATGGATCCTGCTGGCCCTCCTGGATGGGAAGTGCTTCGTGTGTGCCTTCAGCAACTCCGTAGACCCAGAGAAGTTTCTGGACTTTGCCAACATGACGCCCAGCCAGGTGCAGCTCTTCCTTGCCAAGGTGCCTTGCAAGGAGGATGAGCTGGTCAGGAACAGCCCCGCACGCAAGGCTGTGTCCCGCTACTTGCGATGTCTGTCACAG GCCATCGGCTGGAGCGTCACTCTGCTGTTGATCACGGTGGCCTTCCTGGCCCGCTGCCTGAGGCCCTGCTTCGACCAGACGGTCTTCCTGCAGCGCAGGTACTGGAGCAACTACGTGGACTTGGAGCAGAAGCTCTTCGACGAGACGTGCTGCGAGCACGCGCGGGACTTTGCGCACCGCTGCGTGCTGCATTTCTTCTCCAGCATGCAGAGCGAGCTGCGGGCTCTGGGCCTGAAGCGGGACCTGGCAGGTGGGATCCCGGAGCCACAGGCGTCCCCGGAGCCTCCAGAGCCCCCAGAGGATGTGGACGGTGGCAGTGGCAAGGCGCACCTGCGTGCGATCTGCAGCCAGGAGCAGGTGGACCGCCTCCTAAGCACCTGGTACTCGAGTAAACCGCCACTCGACCTTGGGGCACCATCTTCCAGGCTCTGGGGTCCTGGCCTCAACCACCGCCTCCCCGTGGGGGCTCCCAGCACCAAGCTGCGTCATCAGACTGATGTGTAG